In a single window of the Pongo abelii isolate AG06213 chromosome 1, NHGRI_mPonAbe1-v2.0_pri, whole genome shotgun sequence genome:
- the MAGOH gene encoding protein mago nashi homolog isoform X1 — translation MESDFYLRYYVGHKGKFGHEFLEFEFRPDGKLRYANNSNYKNDVMIRKEAYVHKSVMEELKRIIDDSEITKEDDALWPPPDRVGRQELEIVIGDEHISFTTSKIGSLIDVNQSKDPEGLRVFYYLVQDLKCLVFSLIGLHFKIKPI, via the exons ATGGAGAGTGACTTTTATCTGCGTTACTACGTGGGGCACAAGGGCAAGTTCGGCCACGAGTTCCTGGAGTTTGAGTTTCGACCGGACG GGAAGTTAAGATATGCCAACAACAGCAACTACAAGAATGATGTCATGATCAGAAAAGAG GCTTATGTACATAAAAGCGTGATGGAGGAACTGAAGAGAATAATTGATGACAGTGAAATTACCAAAGAGGATGATGCACTGTGGCCTCCTCCTGACCGAGTGGGCCGGCAG GAGCTTGAAATCGTCATTGGAGATGAACACATTTCTTTTACAACATCAAAAATTGGTTCCCTTATTGATGTCAATCAATCCAA GGATCCAGAAGGCTTACGAGTATTTTATTATCTTGTCCAGGACCTGAAGTGTTTGGTCTTCAGTCTTATTGGATTACACTTCAAGATTAAACCAATCTAG
- the MAGOH gene encoding protein mago nashi homolog isoform X2: MESDFYLRYYVGHKGKFGHEFLEFEFRPDGKLRYANNSNYKNDVMIRKEELEIVIGDEHISFTTSKIGSLIDVNQSKDPEGLRVFYYLVQDLKCLVFSLIGLHFKIKPI; this comes from the exons ATGGAGAGTGACTTTTATCTGCGTTACTACGTGGGGCACAAGGGCAAGTTCGGCCACGAGTTCCTGGAGTTTGAGTTTCGACCGGACG GGAAGTTAAGATATGCCAACAACAGCAACTACAAGAATGATGTCATGATCAGAAAAGAG GAGCTTGAAATCGTCATTGGAGATGAACACATTTCTTTTACAACATCAAAAATTGGTTCCCTTATTGATGTCAATCAATCCAA GGATCCAGAAGGCTTACGAGTATTTTATTATCTTGTCCAGGACCTGAAGTGTTTGGTCTTCAGTCTTATTGGATTACACTTCAAGATTAAACCAATCTAG